A stretch of Etheostoma spectabile isolate EspeVRDwgs_2016 unplaced genomic scaffold, UIUC_Espe_1.0 scaffold00007636, whole genome shotgun sequence DNA encodes these proteins:
- the LOC116678666 gene encoding uncharacterized protein LOC116678666: protein KFVNLSLPIETQVLLFLRSSYTAGPVLNVLLLPGNVPLNEVKEQYEDAEHIPIPSYCDVRSGQSYSVHCEPGVHRIQPERAPFHLRYGPNYHPTFQVLLETIPEDVTLIFQDSERTEVLKCDVRLRGPDGPDPRRNVPAEDTFSTENSYPPEDMLLLVRAQLVTRVSDPVLNQLLDHLLQRGVLTDGEMDSARPRGRADKARDVVDTVRRKGREASSVLVSALCEVDPVLSRELGLM from the exons aaatttGTGAACCTCTCGCTGCCGATAGAGACCCAAGTTCTGCTGTTCCTCCGATCTTCGTACACTGCTGGTCCAGTACTCAATGTGTTGCTGCTGCCTGGCAACGTCCCTTTAAATGAG GTCAAAGAGCAATACGAAGACGCCGAGCACATCCCCATCCCTTCCTACTGTGATGTCAGATCTGGTCAGAGTTACAGTGTCCACTGTGAGCCTGGTGTCCACAGGATCCAGCCTGAA AGAGCTCCATTTCACTTAAGGTATGGACCAAATTACCATCCAACGTTTCAAGTTCTCCTGGAGACGATCCCAGAGGACGTGACTTTAATATTCCAGGACAGCGAGAGGACAGAAGTCCTGAAGTGTGACGTGCGTCTGAGAG GTCCAGATGGTCCAGATCCACGGAGGAATGTCCCAGCAGAGGACACATTCTCCACAGAGAACAGTTATCCCCCAGAAGACATGCTGTTGCTGGTTCGGGCCCAGTTGGTGACTCGAGTGTCTGATCCAGTTCTGAACCAGCTTCTGGATCACCTCCTTCAGCGAGGTGTTCTAACTGACGGTGAAATGGACTCAGCCAGACCACGAGGCCGAGCAGACAAAGCCCGAGACGTGGTGGACACGGTGAGAAGAAAAGGACGTGAGGCCAGCTCGGTTCtggtctctgctctctgtgagGTGGACCCGGTCCTCTCCAGAGAGCTGGGATTAATGTGA